Proteins encoded in a region of the Papio anubis isolate 15944 unplaced genomic scaffold, Panubis1.0 scaffold514, whole genome shotgun sequence genome:
- the LOC116273287 gene encoding butyrophilin-like protein 3, whose amino-acid sequence MCKSKSSGQWQVTGPGKFLQASVGEDAVFSCSLFPETSAEAMEVRFFRNQLHAVVHLYRDGEDWESMQMPQYRGRTELVKDSIAGGHVSLRLKNITLLDMGLYGCWFSSQIYDEEATWELQVSALGSLPLISIVGYVDGGIQLLCLSSGWFPQPTVKWKGPQGQHLSSDSRANADGHSLYDVETSIIVQENAGSISCSIHLAEQSHEVESKVLIGGEWGAGGARNGCVHRIERMPGSLITGDSRTGRILPGASLQWEGRPLILAQISSSVTHASSLPHRTPVEVTLDPETAHPQLCVSDLKTVTHRKAPQKLPYSTKRFTTQSVVASQGFQAGKHYWEVDVGHNVGWCVGVCQDDADRRKDSVTFSPNNGYWVFGLTTEYLHFTFNPHFIKLSPEIPPTRVGVFLDYEGGNISFFNTNDQSRICILTCQFQGLLRPYIRHAIYKEKNRTPIFICPVSWDQREKTLLTGPHTADPDTAKGECSPQAAPASSPKPAHRKSRLPLSFRVLRFFSPKPGSSSSFQMREDWPVPVGVRSHGCPEVGME is encoded by the exons ATGTGCAAATCCAAGTCATCAG GACAGTGGCAAGTGACTGGACCGGGCAAGTTTCTCCAGGCCTCAGTGGGGGAGGACGCAGTGTTCTCCTGCTCCCTCTTTCCTGAGACCAGTGCAGAGGCCATGGAAGTGCGGTTCTTCAGGAATCAGCTCCATGCTGTGGTCCACCTCTACAGAGATGGGGAAGACTGGGAATCTATGCAGATGCCACAGTATCGAGGGAGAACTGAGCTTGTGAAGGACTCCATTGCAGGGGGGCATGTCTCTCTAAGACTAAAAAACATCACTCTCTTGGACATGGGCCTGTATGGGTGCTGGTTCAGTTCCCAGATTTACGACGAGGAGGCCACCTGGGAGCTGCAGGTGTCAG CACTGGGCTCACTTCCTCTTATTTCCATCGTGGGATATGTTGACGGAGGTATCCAGTTACTCTGCCTGTCCTCAGGCTGGTTCCCACAGCCCACAGTCAAGTGGAAAGGTCCACAAGGACAGCATTTGTCTTCAGACTCCAGAGCAAATGCAGATGGGCACAGCCTGTATGATGTGGAGACCTCCATTATAGTCCAGGAAAATGCTGGGAGCATATCGTGTTCCATCCACCTTGCTGAGCAGAGTCATGAGGTGGAATCCAAGGTATTGATAGGAGGTGAGTGGGGAGCAGGAGGAGCAAGGAATGGGTGTGTGCATAG AATTGAGAGGATGCCCGGGAGCCTCATTACAG GGGATAGTAGGACTGGCCGGATCCTACCCGGAGCCAGTCTGCAGTGGGAGGGTCGACCTCTTATTCTAGCCCAGATTTCCTCTTCAGTAACTCACGCTTCCTCTCTCCCCCACCGCACCCCAGTGGAGGTGACTCTGGACCCGGAGACGGCTCACCCACAGCTCTGCGTTTCTGATCTGAAAACTGTAACCCATAGAAAAGCTCCCCAGAAGCTGCCTTACTCTACGAAGAGATTCACAACGCAGAGTGTGGTGGCTTCTCAGGGTTTCCAGGCAGGGAAACATTACTGGGAGGTGGACGTGGGACACAATGTAGGGTGGTGTGTGGGAGTGTGCCAGGATGACGCAGACAGGAGGAAGGACTCTGTGACTTTTTCTCCCAACAATGGGTACTGGGTCTTCGGACTGACGACAGAATATTTGCATTTCACATTCAATCCCCATTTCATCAAACTCTCCCCTGAGATCCCTCCTACACGAGTAGGGGTCTTCCTGGACTATGAGGGTGGGAACATCTCCTTCTTCAACACAAATGACCAGTCCAGAATTTGTATCCTGACATGTCAGTTTCAAGGCCTCTTGAGACCCTATATCCGGCATGCGatctataaagagaaaaataggacTCCTATATTCATATGTCCAGTGTCCTGGGATCAGAGAGAGAAGACCCTGCTTACAGGGCCCCACACCGCAGACCCAGACACAGCCAAGGGAGAGTGCTCCCCACAGGCGGCCCCAGCTTCCTCTCCGAAGCCTGCGCACAGGAAGTCACGCCTCCCACTGTCCTTTAGGGTGCTGAGGTTCTTCTCTCCTAAGcccggcagcagcagcagcttccaGATGAGGGAGGATTGGCCTGTCCCTGTGGGAGTCAGAAGCCATGGCTGCCCTGAAGTGGGGATGGAATAG